One window of the Bacillota bacterium genome contains the following:
- a CDS encoding D-alanyl-D-alanine carboxypeptidase, giving the protein MRRLIVATLTAFLLFNALPVQAEVPDYEGELASSSAVLLDAATGQVLFEKDPHLQLAPASITKIMTMLLVMEALERQEISLDEVMITSSRAKGMGGTQIFLETDDEITVEEAMIGMAVESANDAAVVVAEHLGGSVEGFVEMMNRRARELGMENTHFVNPTGLPENGGEGSMTTAYDVALMARELLKHPQITQWTTIPWDTQFMGRVYIANKNLSFLRTYPGGDGLKTGWTEEAGYCLAATALRDSTRMIAVVMDAPTYTLRTQDAINLLNYGFGHWRSEVLHQRGEVLGTVPVDKGRQEVLDLITANDVTMLIDKTADGEPEVKLNLPGHVQAPVSQGEVVGTVEVLLNDEVVETVDLIAAEAVAKANWFQMIGKIMRSLLETIR; this is encoded by the coding sequence ATGCGAAGACTGATTGTAGCAACGTTAACTGCGTTTTTGCTCTTTAACGCTCTGCCTGTTCAGGCGGAAGTTCCGGATTATGAAGGAGAGCTGGCATCGAGCAGCGCTGTATTGCTGGACGCCGCTACCGGACAGGTACTGTTTGAAAAGGATCCGCACCTTCAGCTCGCACCTGCCAGCATCACTAAAATTATGACCATGCTTTTGGTAATGGAGGCATTGGAGCGGCAAGAGATTTCGCTAGATGAAGTGATGATCACCAGTTCCCGGGCCAAAGGCATGGGCGGTACCCAGATTTTTTTGGAAACTGATGATGAAATCACAGTTGAAGAAGCTATGATCGGCATGGCTGTTGAGTCGGCAAATGATGCAGCGGTGGTTGTGGCTGAACATCTGGGGGGATCTGTGGAAGGCTTCGTGGAGATGATGAATCGGCGGGCCCGGGAGTTGGGAATGGAAAACACCCATTTTGTCAACCCCACCGGTTTGCCGGAGAACGGCGGCGAGGGGAGCATGACCACCGCCTATGACGTGGCGCTCATGGCCCGCGAGCTGCTTAAGCATCCACAGATTACCCAGTGGACAACAATTCCCTGGGACACCCAGTTCATGGGCAGGGTATATATTGCAAATAAGAATCTCAGCTTTCTGCGGACCTATCCAGGTGGCGATGGATTAAAGACCGGTTGGACAGAAGAAGCAGGATATTGTTTGGCAGCGACCGCACTCCGTGACAGTACGCGCATGATTGCTGTGGTCATGGATGCCCCCACTTACACATTGCGCACCCAGGACGCAATTAACCTGCTGAATTACGGCTTTGGCCATTGGCGTTCGGAAGTGCTGCATCAACGGGGTGAAGTCCTTGGCACTGTTCCGGTGGACAAAGGACGTCAAGAAGTGCTGGACCTGATAACGGCGAATGATGTCACCATGCTGATTGACAAGACTGCTGACGGTGAGCCGGAAGTTAAGTTGAATCTGCCGGGTCATGTTCAAGCTCCGGTGTCACAAGGTGAAGTGGTGGGCACAGTAGAGGTCCTCTTAAACGATGAAGTTGTCGAAACAGTAGATTTGATTGCCGCGGAAGCGGTGGCGAAAGCAAACTGGTTTCAGATGATTGGCAAAATCATGCGCAGCCTGTTGGAAACTATTCGCTGA